ATACCCTCGTGCGGACCACACCCGACAGCGACCCCTTCACCTACTCAGAAGCAGCTGAATACTCATTAAGCACTGACCTGAACTGCACCTGAACTGTAACTGAACCTGTACTGTACACTGACCTGAACTTGCTAGCCACCCCGCAACAACCCATTGCCAACAGCTGCCGGGACTGAACCACTCATCTTGTGGCTCACAGACAGCATCAAAACTAGCCCTAACTGCGTGTCGTTTGGAAGAGGTTCACAAACAAGTTCCAGCGCACATCTGACAGTTTATTAAGCTACGGCTCTAGGCAGTTCGGTCATATTTACGAAACATCTAGTAACGACGAGAAATAAAAGTGCTTGTAGTTCTACAAatgtaacagaagaaaacaattcatCTGCAGCACTTGCTGGAAACTTACTCCATTAGGTATTTCAGTCAAAATACAAAactactgttttaaaaattccagtAAGTGATATTTAGCTACCTAAACAAGATACCctgaaataacaataaataaagaaaatcctaATGTCAACATATTCCAAAAAGTGTTAAATAATGAGGTATGAAAATCCATTTTACTTACCATATGAGAGATTTCCCAAGAATACAGAACGTTTATTGTCAtgctaaagaaaacaaggaagaggTAAGACACTGTGTTACTTGTTAtagcaaaaaacagaaaatgacttTGAGTCATACACATTACTCACCAAACTGTTTTTTGATGCAATGTCAACTCTGATGTGAAATCCGCTAGCAATTTCTGTTCCGTTTCTTTTggagtcaaaagaaaaaggtaataCTTAATTTACAAGGTCCCTGCATAGTATTCTTCCAAAAGCAAATTTACTTTctaagtttgaaaaaaaaaatattttaatacaagcAAAAGAGAGGAGGCAGTTTAAATTTACCCTTTCGCATTCTGCATTTTCAACATGAGGACCAAAACCAAGACTTACTTTTTTAGAGCCTTAATGGCATCACATTCTTCTTTAAATACAACATAAGCATTAATGTACTTCACGTTAGGGTGAATCTTACGCCTGGAACAGGAAGAAGACACACATGAGATACTGTGCAGCACACGAGCACTTCCTGTTAAACATGTTTATATCTCCTCTGTTTTGCGCACAGGAGCAAATTAAATTCTCTTAAAGGTTGAGAAGCTCCTTATGTCCAAGAAAGTCCCACTGTACATCTTGGCTTCTATTTGCACCCAGATTGAGCATCCTCAATGCAGAAATACACACAAAGGAATTAAAGACAATTACTGCACTTATATTTTTGCAAGGAGGTAGGCAACCTAACATAATTAATTACTTACTGCTATACTGGGCACATAATTCCTTTCTACTTCTCAAAAaacttgcacacacacaaaggtaatttcaaaagtcaaagaaacaaaagaaaaaaatgaatatagcTAAATAtgtaagaacatttaaaaatcatttttgccttaaaaaataaagcatgaaacTCACAAGCAGAACCTACTTTATTGCTGCTAACTTTTTGGATAAAGTGTCTTCTGCTGgaacctttaaaataaaaagagcttaTGTTAACCGGCCCCAGTGTCAATTTATCTCAAATGTTTGCTCTCAAAGAAGAAGTCAAAGAGGTTCCATTCCCACCCAGAGTAATAAAGCCAATACACGGAGCAGATGATGTAAATGGCTGTTCTCAGAGATGATCTAGAAATATCTCAAAATTACGTAGCTGGCTTTAACCTAATCTGCTATGTTTCTTGAGTTCCAAGACAATTATCTTCAACTGTTTTATCCAGTACAGTGAGTCACAATCAATATTCCTTAGCTCCTGTAATTTAAGAAGAGCTAAACAATACCTTAGTTAAACCCCCAGTAATACAGGCATACTTCTGGGACAGAAAATACAGCTCCGATCGTACAAACTGCTGTTACACGATAAGTACAATGTGATGAAAGGAAAGATGCACCAGTGGTGCCTCTGTGGTAAAATCTCCAAGGCTTCTTCTAATGGTAAAATGTACCCACCCAAACCTGCTTCTGAATTAATAAGTGTACAACCCTTACGAACACTATTCTGTAAGGTCGCAAAAGTAAATGCCACGTAACCTCGGAAGAAATAACGTACCACAGAACGGAATCGAATGGATTCTATTTGTCcatattctttaaaaagagatttcagCATCTGAACGGAAAACATTACAGATATTCAATGTATTTCTGCATCCTGATAACAACAATTACTGTTGAACACTTACTTATTAGTAAGATTTTtacactatttttatttcaatcaTACAAGGTATGTTACTGGGCTACTAAAAATAAGCAAGCTACTTGTAACTACTTCTGTGTTTCCTGTGGCAGCATCTTATTTTACAGACTGACAAAACTGAATTCACAACCCTAAGTATAAATTTAGGTATAGGAaggaataaatttaaaatattttacgCAACCATCTGAAGTattatttatattcaaaattaGAAGCAGATTCAAGCTTTGTACTTGCAGTTCTCATTTATTAAGtaatatttaattgaaaaagaaatcaaccaAAAGAAATCTTCTACTGAAGAAAGAACAACTGCAGCCACTGCTGTAAAAAACTCAACCCCACTAAACCAGAAGAGGCTGCCTCTAATGGCTTCTGATGAGCGTTATTTCCTACTTtcacaaaaagcaattttagtCACAAGCACGTATGAGTTCTCATGAGGAAGCATTCCCTTAAACTAAGGTAACTTTCATAAgccttttcattctttcagctGCCAGAATCCACGCACGTACCTGAGCAGTGGAGTTGACAGGTAGGTTTCCAACAAAcactgttcttttgttttttatcatttcttctgcctcattttttttcttttgttgttttagagTTTCTGAATTAACACCACTTTTGGCGATGGCACGAGATGCCCGTTTCactttgctttgaaatagtttttgcTCCTCTTCTTCATCTGCCTGTTCTAAAGCACTCTCCCTTTTCAGAGAAAGACAAGCAAATTATAATTGACggagaaaaaaacaggacatTTGAGGTAAAAGAACTGAAGCCTCCAAGACaggaattttaaattataattttaaatgattatgttcaaagtaaaatttcaaacatttttgccTATTATGCATTACATAAACATAGTTTTCTATATTATGGAACGGTCAGGTATCTGCTGCCCCAGAGCATGGAACTCACTATTATGTGTAATTAAGAGAGAATTCAGAAGTACATTGTTTTGTctaaaaatgaagggaaagaaatcatCTTTGTACaccagaaataagaaaagattttatttttcctggcatCCACGGCACTCACAACAGACAATCTTTTGGGATCCATCACTAACAGAGTTCTACACAAACTTGCCATAACAGCATGAACAATAACCAAGAAGGCTGCTGacatgaaaacaacaaagaaattattttgtttcttgggCATGAAAAACGCACCAACACCAAACAAACGTCAATATTCAGGAACTGAACAGAGACTAGCTTCCTGCTTGAGTCAACAGCACCTCGCTTGCCATGCATGTTTAAGGGAACGGACAGCTACCAACAGAGCAGTTCTGCATCGCAGCAGAAGCCAGCACTAAGGACAATTAGCTCTGGCTGCACCTTGCTCCTACTGAAAACACCTCTGCTCCTTTGCCTGCAGGACTGCTGGATAAAGGCATCTACAGCTCGAAATCATC
The Cygnus olor isolate bCygOlo1 chromosome 3, bCygOlo1.pri.v2, whole genome shotgun sequence genome window above contains:
- the RBM34 gene encoding RNA-binding protein 34 isoform X3, which translates into the protein MALKKLVAASHSLHQKVINTSASCQRESALEQADEEEEQKLFQSKVKRASRAIAKSGVNSETLKQQKKKNEAEEMIKNKRTVFVGNLPVNSTAQMLKSLFKEYGQIESIRFRSVVPAEDTLSKKLAAIKRKIHPNVKYINAYVVFKEECDAIKALKKNGTEIASGFHIRVDIASKNSLHDNKRSVFLGNLSYDISDDAVREHFADCGDVVAVRIVRDRQTGMGKGFGYILFENTDAVHLALKLNNSDLMGRKVRVKRCVEKGKAPQRAPNQPRGPKDRARAALKTKGVSNGSFVGEKASPSKKSTKTKRLKKSVTKKKVGKNK